A single window of Stigmatopora nigra isolate UIUO_SnigA chromosome 20, RoL_Snig_1.1, whole genome shotgun sequence DNA harbors:
- the mus81 gene encoding structure-specific endonuclease subunit MUS81, with amino-acid sequence MSASEPVLMGRKRALPACPNPLFLKWLTELRDEAREKGLKIQYTYQKAISSLNKYPLPLRDAREAKILQNFGDGICKLLDSKLQQHYRESGYDTAAQREAPPLGVAEDKNPYSKRKAEKTSKGLPKKKKKDYAPQKGSAGYAVLLTLYRDSQMAASKGFMYKMELQARAQHLCQKSFTTPEVGSKYTAWSAVATLVRRNLLIKTHSPARYSLTEEGVAVARHLDSAERGSEVLTEEEEANPRVVDLTGSDEDNQNEEEPENLTTPSHESLAGRLQSCEERLLAGTFDIVLCVDVIETTGGSSSHCKQELVRELTKNRVQFDVRKLNVGDFLWVAREKSAPASGGTRTRELVLDYVVERKRMDDLCGSIIDGRFREQKFRLKRCGLRRPIYLVEGQGKMASHLSLPESTLRQAVVGTQVVDGFFVKRVQDVRESAAYLANMTKQLAKMYRNCTLTRHSRELDGDRRDEVEPFRTLLSFAEFNHGAVKNKSQTAREAFARQLMQISGLSGDKAAAVLQRFDTPRSLLTAYDKCPNQAAKEKLLSGIQCGKLQRKLGPALSLTLCQLYCSKGALS; translated from the exons ATGTCTGCATCCGAGCCAGTCCTTATGGGCCGCAAACGTGCCCTGCCTGCCTGCCCCAACCCGTTATTCCTCAAATGGTTGACTGAACTCCGGGACGAAGCCAGGGAAAAAGGACTGAAGATCCAGTACACATACCAAAAG GCTATCAGTTCTCTAAATAAATATCCTCTTCCGCTTCGTGATGCGAGAGAGGCGAAGATCCTGCAGAACTTTGGAGATGGAATTTGCAAACTACTAGATTCCAAGTTACAACAACACTACAGAGAGAGTG GTTACGACACGGCAGCTCAAAGAGAAGCGCCCCCTCTTGGTGTGGCGGAAGACAAGAACCCATATTCCAAGAGGAAG GCTGAAAAAACAAGTAAAGGACTAcccaagaaaaagaagaaagattACGCCCCCCAGAAAGGATCCGCTGGTTACGCAGTTCTGCTCACACTTTACCGAGATTCACAG ATGGCAGCCAGTAAAGGTTTTATGTACAAAATGGAGCTACAGGCCCGAGCTCAACATCTCTGCCAGAAATCCTTCACTACG CCCGAGGTCGGGAGCAAGTACACGGCATGGTCGGCTGTGGCCACCCTGGTGAGGAGAAACCTGCTCATCAAGACCCACAGTCCCGCACG CTACTCTCTAACTGAAGAAGGCGTGGCTGTGGCGCGGCACCTGGATTCAGCGGAGCGGGGGTCCGAGGTACTTacagaggaagaggaggccaACCCGAGGGTTGTCGACCTCACCGGTAGTGACGAAGACAATCAAAACGAAGAAGAACCGGAAAATTTGACGACTCCCTCGCATGAATCCCTCGCTGGTCGTCTCCAGTCGTGCGAAGAGCGCCTCCTTGCCGGGACATTCGACATTGTCCTCTGCGTGGATGTGATCGAGACGACGGG AGGCAGCAGCAGCCATTGCAAGCAAGAGCTGGTCCGCGAGCTGACGAAGAACCGCGTCCAATTCGACGTCCGGAAGCTCAACGTCGGCGACTTCCTTTGGGTGGCGCGAGAGAAGTCCGCCCCCGCTTCAGGTGGGACTCGAACTAGGGAACTGGTCCTCGATTATGTCGTGGAGAGAAAACGGATGGATGACCTTTGCGGCAGCATCATTGACGGACGCTTCAGGGAGCAGAAG TTTCGCCTAAAAAGATGCGGCCTGCGCCGTCCCATCTACCTGGTGGAAGGACAAGGAAAAATGGCCTCCCACCTGAGCCTCCCAGAATCGACCCTGCGGCAGGCCGTCGTCGGCACGCAGGTGGTGGACGGCTTTTTCGTTAAGCGAGTGCAGGACGTGCGGGAGTCGGCCGCTTACCTCGCTAACATGACCAAACAACTCGCCAAAATGTACCGA AATTGCACACTAACGCGGCACTCTCGAGAGTTGGATGGCGACCGCCGTGACGAGGTGGAGCCTTTCCGCACCCTCTTGTCGTTCGCCGAGTTCAACCATGGCGCCGTGAAGAATAAG AGTCAGACCGCACGTGAAGCCTTTGCCAGACAGTTGATGCAAATTAGCGGCTTGTCCGGCGACAAAGCAGCGGCCGTCCTGCAGAGATTCGACACGCCCCGCAG CCTCTTGACGGCGTATGACAAGTGTCCAAATCAAGCGGCGAAGGAAAAGCTGCTATCCGGCATTCAATGTGGAAAGCTTCAGAG GAAATTGGGTCCAGCTTTGAGTCTAACTCTGTGCCAGCTCTACTGCAGTAAAGGAGCGCTCTCATAG